One region of Marivirga arenosa genomic DNA includes:
- a CDS encoding sodium:solute symporter family protein codes for MILNTIDWVILFGFLAISLLIGFWTSRKNKNASEFFAAGGKMPWWLLGVSMVATTFSTDTPNLVTDIVRQNGVSGNWAWWAFLLTGMLTVFVYAGLWKKSGVLTDVEFYELRYSGKAAKFLRGFRAIYLGLLFNVMIMASVSLAAIKIGGVLLGLSPVETVLIAGIITVIYSSLGGLRGVVLTDFLQFFLSLGGAIIAAVVALNHPKVNGLENLLTHENVVDKLSFFPSFSNPEMWVMLLIIPLLVQWWSTWYPGAEPGGGGYIAQRMFAAKNADHSIKAVLFFNFAHYAIRPWPWIIVALCSIIVFPELDSFSKAFPAVNSGVATHDMGYPAMLTFIPAGLLGLVVTSLVAAYMSTISTHLNWGSSYLVNDVYKRFINPDASEKKQVSLGRILTLVLMIFSMLIALVLENALQTFEILLQIGAGTGLIYILRWFWWRVNAISEIVAMIVSFLVAVYFSFIHTELGFSELLSWQKLIIGVGITSISWILTTYFSPKTTDKQLANFLNKVNPGGPGWKKIIDRLNSKGLLKNNENKKWKVPTGIVCMIAGSIGIYSLLFSTGLFIYGEILNAIALLLVSIVCTVVIFKFYPKIIAAD; via the coding sequence ATGATATTAAATACCATAGATTGGGTTATCCTATTTGGTTTTTTAGCCATTTCACTACTGATCGGCTTCTGGACTTCCAGAAAAAATAAAAATGCATCTGAATTTTTTGCTGCAGGTGGAAAAATGCCCTGGTGGCTTTTAGGAGTATCTATGGTAGCCACTACTTTTTCTACTGATACCCCAAATCTTGTAACCGATATCGTAAGACAAAATGGAGTTTCAGGCAACTGGGCTTGGTGGGCATTCCTTTTAACTGGCATGCTAACCGTATTCGTTTATGCGGGATTATGGAAAAAATCAGGAGTATTAACTGACGTAGAATTTTATGAATTAAGATATTCAGGAAAAGCAGCAAAATTCCTAAGAGGTTTTAGAGCCATCTATTTAGGATTACTTTTCAATGTCATGATAATGGCTTCAGTAAGTTTAGCTGCCATTAAAATAGGCGGTGTTCTATTAGGTTTAAGCCCTGTTGAAACTGTGCTTATTGCAGGGATAATCACTGTAATATACAGTAGCTTAGGGGGATTACGAGGAGTTGTACTTACCGATTTTCTACAATTCTTTTTATCACTAGGAGGAGCCATAATAGCAGCAGTAGTTGCTTTAAATCATCCGAAAGTAAATGGTTTAGAAAATTTATTAACTCATGAAAATGTAGTGGATAAATTATCCTTCTTTCCTTCTTTTTCAAATCCTGAAATGTGGGTAATGCTATTGATCATACCACTCTTAGTTCAATGGTGGAGCACTTGGTATCCGGGTGCTGAACCTGGTGGTGGGGGATACATTGCCCAAAGAATGTTTGCAGCCAAAAATGCTGATCATTCTATAAAAGCTGTTTTATTTTTCAATTTTGCCCATTATGCTATAAGACCTTGGCCGTGGATTATAGTGGCATTATGTTCTATTATTGTTTTCCCAGAGCTGGATAGCTTTTCAAAAGCATTCCCTGCGGTTAATTCAGGGGTGGCCACTCATGATATGGGCTATCCCGCTATGTTGACCTTTATTCCTGCAGGATTATTAGGATTAGTAGTCACTTCTTTGGTTGCCGCCTATATGAGTACCATTTCAACACATTTGAATTGGGGCTCTTCTTATTTAGTTAATGATGTGTACAAAAGGTTTATTAATCCTGATGCTTCAGAAAAAAAACAAGTGTCTTTAGGTAGAATATTAACCCTAGTGCTGATGATATTTAGCATGTTGATTGCCTTAGTGTTAGAAAACGCACTTCAAACTTTTGAGATCCTTTTACAAATTGGCGCGGGAACTGGGCTTATTTATATTTTAAGATGGTTTTGGTGGAGAGTTAATGCAATCAGTGAGATCGTTGCAATGATTGTAAGCTTTCTTGTTGCAGTCTACTTTAGCTTTATTCACACCGAATTAGGTTTTTCTGAACTATTGTCTTGGCAAAAATTGATTATAGGTGTGGGCATTACTTCAATCAGTTGGATCTTAACCACCTATTTCAGCCCGAAAACAACGGATAAACAATTAGCTAACTTTTTAAATAAAGTAAACCCAGGTGGACCAGGTTGGAAAAAAATCATTGATCGCCTGAATAGTAAAGGCTTATTGAAAAATAATGAAAACAAAAAATGGAAAGTACCAACGGGTATTGTTTGTATGATTGCCGGAAGTATTGGA
- a CDS encoding bifunctional alpha/beta hydrolase/OsmC family protein translates to MKREKITFKGSQNTELSAEIHFPADDFPHNYIVFAHCFTCNKNLNAVRNIILGLTKKGFAVLSFDFTGLGQSDGDFADTNFSSNIEDIVLASEYLEKEYSSPTMLVGHSLGGAAVLIAAAKIDSVKAIATIGAPAQADHVLHLIENKKEEIIESGGAKVNIGGRSFKIKKQFLDDLQSKDNLSKIEELRKSILILHSPQDETVDISNAAAIYERAHHPKSFISLDQADHLLSKKEDSIYSGEVIASWAKRYVQFNKQAKISTDSQTVAFIGGKDQIYTTQIIAEGHHLVADEPEKVGGNNFGTSPYGLLTSALAACTAITLRMYANRKNWEVDEILVHVDHDQRYDKDSKDCESSDSKITFFDRTIEINGDLDDEQKKRLIEIANKCPVHKTLESKIKVETREKDNN, encoded by the coding sequence ATGAAAAGAGAAAAAATTACTTTTAAAGGGAGTCAGAATACTGAATTATCAGCTGAAATACATTTCCCTGCAGATGATTTCCCCCATAATTATATTGTATTTGCACATTGCTTTACTTGCAATAAAAACCTTAATGCTGTACGCAATATCATATTAGGTTTAACAAAAAAAGGATTTGCCGTTTTAAGTTTTGATTTTACAGGTTTAGGACAAAGTGACGGTGATTTTGCAGACACTAACTTTTCTTCTAACATAGAAGATATTGTTTTAGCATCTGAATACCTAGAAAAAGAATACTCCTCTCCAACAATGTTGGTTGGGCATTCCTTAGGAGGTGCAGCAGTGTTAATTGCAGCCGCTAAAATAGATAGTGTTAAGGCAATAGCCACTATAGGTGCACCAGCTCAGGCTGATCATGTTCTTCATTTAATTGAAAATAAGAAAGAGGAAATAATAGAAAGTGGTGGGGCAAAAGTAAATATTGGCGGAAGATCATTTAAAATTAAAAAGCAATTTTTGGATGATCTTCAAAGCAAAGATAACCTTAGCAAAATTGAAGAATTAAGAAAATCAATTTTGATTTTACATTCTCCTCAAGATGAAACCGTTGACATTTCTAATGCGGCAGCAATTTATGAAAGAGCTCATCACCCTAAAAGTTTTATTTCTTTAGATCAGGCCGATCATTTGTTAAGTAAAAAAGAAGATTCTATTTACAGTGGAGAAGTAATTGCAAGTTGGGCAAAACGATATGTACAATTTAATAAGCAAGCCAAAATTTCCACTGATTCTCAAACTGTAGCTTTTATAGGAGGAAAAGATCAAATCTATACTACTCAGATAATTGCTGAAGGTCATCATTTAGTTGCTGATGAACCTGAAAAAGTGGGAGGAAACAATTTTGGAACATCTCCTTATGGCTTATTAACTTCAGCGCTTGCAGCTTGTACTGCTATAACATTAAGAATGTATGCCAATAGAAAAAATTGGGAGGTGGATGAAATCCTAGTCCATGTTGATCATGATCAAAGATATGATAAGGACAGTAAGGATTGCGAGTCTTCAGATAGTAAAATTACTTTTTTTGATAGAACTATTGAAATAAATGGAGATTTGGATGATGAGCAGAAAAAACGATTGATTGAAATAGCCAATAAATGCCCAGTTCATAAAACGCTGGAAAGCAAAATTAAAGTTGAAACAAGGGAAAAGGATAATAATTAA
- a CDS encoding TerB family tellurite resistance protein codes for MLKEQLKILIKLATIDNELADKEANLIEKVGKANGVTEDEIYQMIKNPEPIKNLDTLSEDQRFEYLYNIIQLMKIDGKVYKSEIVFCQQIAEKLGYKKKAVAELSKSIYSDPSITSDREELKSRLRKYTVR; via the coding sequence ATGTTAAAAGAACAGCTAAAAATCTTAATTAAATTAGCCACAATTGATAATGAATTGGCTGACAAAGAAGCTAACTTGATAGAAAAAGTTGGTAAGGCTAATGGGGTTACAGAGGATGAAATATATCAAATGATAAAAAACCCTGAGCCTATTAAAAACTTAGATACTTTATCTGAAGATCAGAGATTTGAATATCTATATAACATCATTCAATTGATGAAAATAGATGGTAAAGTTTATAAGAGTGAGATTGTGTTTTGTCAGCAGATAGCTGAAAAATTAGGATATAAAAAGAAAGCTGTAGCTGAGTTATCGAAAAGTATTTACAGTGATCCTAGCATCACTAGTGATAGAGAAGAACTAAAATCTCGATTGAGAAAATATACAGTAAGATAA